A stretch of DNA from Mycolicibacterium celeriflavum:
GTATTCGGATGCCGGCGGTCGGCCCGTCGAGCTGTCGGTCAGCCATTTCCTGCCCGAGCAGTACACCTACCGGGTGACGTTACGCCGTTCGGGTTAGCGGGATTTCGGTGTAGTTCGTCGCGGCATGCGCGACCAACTACACCGAAATCACACGATCTCGTCGATCAAACCCCACCGCAGGGCCGTGGGCGGGTCGATCGTTCGGCCGGACAACACCAGATATGCCGTGCGCCACCTGCCGATCCGACGCGTGACGCTAACCGTCCCGCCGGCGCCGGGAATCAGGCCGAGGCTCAGTTCGGGCAGCCCGAAGACCGCGTCGGCGCCGGATCGGACATGTCCGCAGAAGGCGGCCATTTCGAGACCGCTGCCCAACACCTGACCGTGCACCTCGGCGCGGCACCGCTCCCCCAGCCGCGCGGTCAGTTCGTCGAGCACCAGCGCCGGGCTGTGGCGGGTCCGGGCGAAGTGCGCGCTGGCCGGATCGGCGAAGCTGCCGAACTCGGCCAGGTCGCCGCCACTGCAGAACGACGGGCCGTTGCCGGACAGGATCACCTCGGTGATCGAGGGGTCGAGGCGCGCGACCTCCAACGCTTCCAACAGCGCGGCGCGGGCGTCGGTGGAAAACGCGTTGTGCCGCTGGGGCCGGTTGAACCGGACCTGCAGCGTGTCCCCGACGCGTTCGGCCTCGACGGGGTCTGGGATGTGGGGCAGTTTCGCCGGTCCGCGCTCGGCGAGCCAACGCGCGAACTCCGGGCCTGACTGCAGCGTCGAGTACGCCAGTGATTCGGTGATGACACCGGTGAAC
This window harbors:
- a CDS encoding enoyl-CoA hydratase/isomerase family protein; amino-acid sequence: MTHIELAGGVAVATGSPTAEATLTLSEDDTDDRRVVTVPSVSDALNELRQRCARWPHAAGICDDVLRAIDPTAPAFTGVITESLAYSTLQSGPEFARWLAERGPAKLPHIPDPVEAERVGDTLQVRFNRPQRHNAFSTDARAALLEALEVARLDPSITEVILSGNGPSFCSGGDLAEFGSFADPASAHFARTRHSPALVLDELTARLGERCRAEVHGQVLGSGLEMAAFCGHVRSGADAVFGLPELSLGLIPGAGGTVSVTRRIGRWRTAYLVLSGRTIDPPTALRWGLIDEIV